CTTTGTAGCTACCTCCATTGACATACGTGGTGTTTTTGATTCAGTCAACATTGGTACTCTAATTTCATATCTCAAATCATTAAACGTTCCTcaacaattcaataatatactgatcgctttgtttaataaaagaaacCTCGTTTTCTCCTCGCCTTTGGTTCATACAATTCTCGTTCCACTTTCACTGGACTACCACAGGGTAGTTGTATAAGTCCAATACTTTTCAACATTTATATGAGCATTATCGCTAAGCACCTGACTTGGCTGGGTCATAAGTGTCTTATATACGCCGACGATATGGTCATTTTTACCTCCAATAAGTCTATTGATCTTTCTATTACTCTTCAAAATCAAATTCTTAACGACCTAAAAGTTATTCTGGATAAGATATCATTCATAGTCGCCCCAGAGAAATGTAAATCCATCATTTTCACCCGACGTAGATATCTAGATgcccaaaatatatatttcgataataatattatccccTATGTTCCCAATATCACTTATCTAGGTATCATCTTAGACGCCAAACTACGTTGGAAACCACAAATTACTTCTCTCTCAGCTACTGTTTCCCGATGGTCCAACTTCCTCAGGTCGGTAACTAATACCTGGTGGTGTTCCCACCCTTCTAGTTTATTAACGATCTATCGTACCCTCATACGGTCCAAACTAGATTATGGTTGTTTTCTTTACGGCTCAGCATCTTGctcaaatttaaacaaaataaataaactccaAATCTCCTGTCTCAGAAATATCATGGGTTACCTAAGATCAACCCCTGCCCAGTTATCGAAGTAGAATCAGACAGTGCTCCCTTTAACATCAGATGCCGATGGCTAGCCagtaaatttcttttaaagcAACTTGCTCACTccgataatcatatttttgacaTGTATTACTCACTATTCCTCACTTGGCGATACGTTTCGAAGTCATTACCAATTCTCTCATTAACAGCTAACTCTCTTTCAAATTTTCATCAATACATTCTAAACTCCACCAAACTCCCTCTTTATGAACAATCATATGAATCTCTACTTTTTTCTCCACTTGTTcaaactgaaaataatttctcCTCCCTATCGTCCAACGATCTACAAGCCATGCCTGTACCtatgataaacaaaatattcacaGATTCCCTCAATACCAACTTTAGTAatcatataatagtatatacagaTGGATCTGTCTCACCCCTCTCAGCaggtttttcattttatattcctGAACTACATATCTcttttacaaacaatttacCCCCTTCTTCGTCTTCCTTCACCGCAGAATGTTATGCCATCATAGAAGCTCTAATTCTTATATCAAAGTTGGCtcctaataattatctaatagcTTCCGACTCCTTGTCCTGTCTACTAGCTCTCAAATCCAACCCCTTCAATTCCCTTCCTTCCCCTCTAGCTCTccgtataaaacatattactcTCACACTTCACCAGTCTAATTATTCCATTCAATTCCTGTGGATCCCTAGTCACATAGGAATTTTTGGAAATGAAGTAGCCGATAATCTAGCCAAATCTACGTCTTCTTTAATTTGTCCTTCTCTTACCCAACTCCCTCATACAGACTTTACGCCTATTATACGTCATCACATTAAGCACTTTTGGTCCTCCCAATGGTCAAATCTCCCAGAAAAATTTGCCGCtagatataaacatatagttcCCATTATTCCACAAAAAATCTGGTTCAACAACCTCCATTTATCTAGAGCAACTATCGTCCAATTTAACCGCCTACGCTCAGGTCACACAACCCTGCCTGCTCATGCCTACAAACTTGACCTAAATGATTCCCCATTCTGCACCTTACACATAACAGAAATGCCCTGTGATCTTTCTAACATCCTTTTCGAATGTCCTTATCTTTACCCAAAACGCACTACTTTGTTTAATTCCTTAAAACCCCTTAATATCTCCCCTAATCTATATTCTATTCTCAATTCTAATTCTGAAActgtcattaatttaataataaccttTATTCTGGAGGCTGgctttagaatttaatttttgtaatattatatttgtgttttgtaT
This genomic stretch from Rhopalosiphum maidis isolate BTI-1 chromosome 3, ASM367621v3, whole genome shotgun sequence harbors:
- the LOC113560152 gene encoding LOW QUALITY PROTEIN: uncharacterized protein LOC113560152 (The sequence of the model RefSeq protein was modified relative to this genomic sequence to represent the inferred CDS: inserted 1 base in 1 codon), with the protein product MVIFTSNKSIDLSITLQNQILNDLKVILDKISFIVAPEKCKSIIFTRRRYLDAQNIYFDNNIIPYVPNITYLGIILDAKLRWKPQITSLSATVSRWSNFLRSVTNTWWCSHPSSLLTIYRTLIRSKLDYGCFLYGSASCSNLNKINKLQISCLRNIMGYLRSTPXPVIEVESDSAPFNIRCRWLASKFLLKQLAHSDNHIFDMYYSLFLTWRYVSKSLPILSLTANSLSNFHQYILNSTKLPLYEQSYESLLFSPLVQTENNFSSLSSNDLQAMPVPMINKIFTDSLNTNFSNHIIVYTDGSVSPLSAGFSFYIPELHISFTNNLPPSSSSFTAECYAIIEALILISKLAPNNYLIASDSLSCLLALKSNPFNSLPSPLALRIKHITLTLHQSNYSIQFLWIPSHIGIFGNEVADNLAKSTSSLICPSLTQLPHTDFTPIIRHHIKHFWSSQWSNLPEKFAARYKHIVPIIPQKIWFNNLHLSRATIVQFNRLRSGHTTLPAHAYKLDLNDSPFCTLHITEMPCDLSNILFECPYLYPKRTTLFNSLKPLNISPNLYSILNSNSETVINLIITFILEAGFRI